Proteins from a single region of Bremerella sp. JC817:
- a CDS encoding MazG nucleotide pyrophosphohydrolase domain-containing protein, which produces MYYEKDEARGIEGTFMWLMEEVGELSSALRGGTQQERKEEFADVIAWLATIANVAGIDLAEALNEKYGSGCPGCGKFVCTCDDAEKP; this is translated from the coding sequence ATGTACTACGAGAAGGACGAAGCTCGTGGCATTGAAGGGACCTTCATGTGGCTGATGGAAGAGGTGGGGGAACTCTCGTCCGCACTTCGTGGGGGAACCCAGCAGGAGCGAAAAGAAGAGTTCGCCGACGTGATTGCCTGGCTGGCAACCATCGCCAATGTCGCCGGAATCGACCTGGCCGAAGCTTTGAACGAAAAATATGGCAGCGGTTGTCCTGGCTGCGGAAAATTCGTATGTACCTGCGATGACGCGGAAAAACCGTAA